In the Hermetia illucens chromosome 1, iHerIll2.2.curated.20191125, whole genome shotgun sequence genome, CTGGGCAATATACACAAATGTTGCCTGTCATATTGATATGCGGGCATCGATGTGGTTTGCACATCACAGCTACAACTGCTATCTGTAATCAAGGAACAAATGATATTTTAAGATACAAAACACCGTCAACGCCGAATGTGTTTCTCAAACTCACTCCACTAGCTGTGCGAATAGGTTTTGCCTTCAGCTTGGGCAGCAGAATCATCTTTGCATCTACTGGAACAGCCGCAATAATATCTACTAAACGAGGGGAACTCTCCAAACCATACTTGGAAGAAATTCTGGATTTAATTCGATTCAAGTTAACATCTTTCTTCTGTTCGTGGGCCTCTAGTAGTTCCTGTATGATTTCACCGATTACCAACAACTGCCGCTCTTCACGACTTAGGCCAATTCCTATAATGGATACTCTGAGTGATTTGGTCTGAAATTATATTTGGATAACGTTTACCTAATTTGCGTTTCTGCTTCATTTTCACAGAACTTTTGATGAAAACTACCGTGGCAATGATACTGAGTGCCTGCTGTCAACAAACACGTGTCACAATGACAGCACGCTGTCGGAATGAGTGATCTATTCCTCAGCTGATTACACGAATAAGCACGACTTGTCAGTTCGATGCAGTCGATTGTGAACAGATTTATACCGGAAGTTGgataaataataatgataataaaaaaattcgtctggaacgtcggtgggGCTCACTAAGGCGGGACATTGCTAAACTGATTTAGATCAGCActgcagacgggtgagaaataaagtgcagagggtttaccggaactacgcCGTCCCCactgagacacccgtagttgaaattctggacacactaaagcagactctttctgtcatatgcagtcggttgccactgtatggcgaaagtcattccagacgtgtccagaatgcaacatatgcgacgaactagcggagctttttcggatctctcaacgaatcccaacagagcgtccaaacagtacagttttcggtgacggaagcaaaagagtattggggtggactttgggggttacctgcccagcatgctgagtggatcacggCCGAATTCAcacgccatgccaatacgccttgcatgaattttgcggatgttactgaagaggaagctcgacgagccataaacagctcgaagaactgtaaGCGCTTagatctggatcgggtgcagaatttctggtataataaATGTACCAACGTACAcaatcggttggcacacagtataaatcacttcttcactgcggggattacctaccttatccctaagaaggacacggtgcagaaccCCGCAGACATAagactgattacttgcttaccaaccctctacaaattcataacgtccattattagtggaagggttaatgcgtacgtcgagaccaacaacattctgtccgaggagcagaagggatgccgagttgggtcaaggaatTGGAAAGAGCATTTTATTGTCCACTTAGTAGTTGCAGGGCAAGcaattagaggccaaagaaacctcttcagttgctatatcgattatgccaaggctttcgatagcgtcccgcatacctggctaatcgatgtcctacatctgtattgcattgatcccaaactaataaagtttttggcgaaagtcatggaagggtagcaGTGCGTAcatcttttttttatggatagaggtggaaatcttagaaagacactgctgcgccagcttgcagcagtgtgtgggattcgcacccactaaaaccacccccactcttcagccccgtgaagtattacttcgcaggggaggctctggttcgctacacCAACACGTCCACGTCCACCTGCCGAGTtggatccaactccaggagttttgtcttcatcatggctactgcctcattccccccccccccccccctcgggtgtagcaccgcactcaagacagttgggagactcgtccaacgcGATTCaaatacttcctatagccaccgtgtcccgtaaggaactgtgtcaggtggtaattcaattctcttgCTTGGTGcttcggtcgacccatttctcgatacacgggatcaatgtatgggtccaccagcctttttcggaattatctcaCCGTTGTTGTCACTTGCACGcaattctctcctgatggcttttcggaaatccgcattcaccttggctggttttgccttccgtttttcgtagagccagtgtgcctcgctcggtAGAatatctatagggatcattcccacgatgacacacactgccttcgTCGACGCCGTCACACCCTTAACGCAATtggtcggtatgccgaacttatttTCCTCCGGTTTACAGCGTGGTTTAACACTCCCGctcagacaggggccgcgtataacaggatcgacttcaccactcccgcgatgagtagcctgcgactatacttcggccctcccccgttaggcatcatccttgcaagggatcaGCTagtatttgctgccttctcccgcgcataatccaagtgtcccttgaaactcagtttGACATCGATCATCAtcaccaggtatttgacaattgattttgagacgacctcacgattaccgaCCCGAATGTTAACcgtccgccaggtctagcttggccattcgtaaccgtCACTGGATGGCATAAgcggcttcatttgcataaagctccacatcctcgggatgctttgcaattgcaactaccgccaggtcgtccgcaaaaccaatcagcgttgcctcatccggcacgcgtaggccaagcactccgtcgtacattatgttccacagcagtggtcccaatacagaacatTGAGGCACAcatgctgtcacaatgtacgtCCGTCTCGACCCAgtgaagtctgtccgaaaggtagcTCTCGATcagccgagccaagtaactagAAACACTcaatttggccaaagcgccttcAATCTatccccagttggctgagttaaaagcatttttgacctccagcgtcaccagagcacagcatttgcccatggccattgcatttcgagccaaataCACGACCTTTGCTACGGCATCGACtatagaacgggctcgccgaaacccacaTTGCCACCCGCAAGCTTGATGAActggagcagcctgttgtatatcatccTCTCCAACATGtgccccatggtgtctaagagacaaatagggcgatatgaagagggcacgccgggtggtttttggggctttagtagcaacaccagcttctgcctcttccactgggtgggaaatactccttccgccatgtacgattcgaatgtgcttgcgaaccaccttgaactggccttgaccgccaccttaagtgcgtacatctgagcgtgctaatacctcagagcccatctgtatggaggggtatcttccagggagattcgttgagtctcctttggttttgtatggcactgaaccccctttcatggctactgaatgaagctagagggcatgattttgcaataaagtatggcctacgtgctaagtgcaaactgacacacttgatgtatttagatgacatcaagttgtatgctggtactgacgaccattttagaagtctgttacgaatagtagAATTATCAgcagtgatattcggatggagtttggattagacaagtgtcgaatccaagccacccGCAaacgtcatcacgagccgcatgccggacatggcATTGGTGAcccccacatcgaagctatgaccgagacagacttctgcaaggaacccatgcgcgagttggtgatctgaaggatatcCTACTGTCCGAATTACTGTGACGTGTAaagttggtactgaaatcgcatctctcggggaagagtaAAATAAGcgtattgaatgtattcgctctcccttcactagcttatgcattcggaataatgccgtggacgaagaccgatctggaaaacgtccagcggcggatacggaatgcatcatccaaagtctgcgtggagcggatgaatttGCGTCGTAACATTGGAGGtagggacgtggttgacgtggcgacacTACATCATCGCCAAGCAGCAGGctagtcccttgcatgcggctgtctgtatgGCAGACTGCGAACTCTCTCCATTcaaattgaaggatcgatctttcaaccctctgagtggggtgaagtcggaccaagggcggatcgatgaatggaagccgaaggcaatgcacggtaaacacttgaattatctttggcagttttttgtcgatttgcatttatcgaAGAGATAGCTGTGTACTGGGGAGTTTTTGGCTGAGGCGGAGGCATTTATGTGTGGCATTGAGGAGGGtcgtgatccgagtttataaaaagttcataatgaaagagcgggtgtaGAACAATCAATGaagaatgtgtggtttggcgttagaccatctcatttttggttgcaccggtgcaatacacgaacaagCATAATGTTGTATACAaggtgattcaccaaaaccATGCATACAAGCATCGGCTAATCACAGGAATATGTCtggtttactgatatgagccgcaggcagCACCTaacagttctgcttacagcatgtattaggATCTAACTTATCGCCACATACCGTACAGCAagtctgacgtgctgttagttgacaagacgggtcgctccgcgtatattattcatGTTGCAATCCCtcgtaatagcaacattgaacggaagccACTGACTTGGAAATcggtctcgagaaagtggttgaaGCTCCTATAATATTGTTGGCTACAAATATTGTACCCAAATCGCTCACAGCttgaaaccatgcagaaatacatcaTTGACGGATTCTCCAATTAAACTACCaccaaccaccaccaccaccagagctCCTTTATCTTTTAGGTAGGAAAAATACgggatctgccgagattgtcacAACTCGGAAATGGGAAAATCTTTTTAATttgctttattattttattgaacATTTATCCTTTTTTTGAGTATAATTATTTCGCACTATATCACGAACGCTACGCAAACAATTGACGCTTGCTGATTTCATGTTTCTAAATCCCGTCATTCATCGTTTCTCAGTGTAAGCTATTGATTAGATACTTAGCAGCTCCTGCTCTGTAGGAATCCCTCGTAAAATcgatccagtccgaggctccttccgtggctctCTGCCCAACCCCAACCCGAAGGACCAGTTTGCCCAATTTGACTCGTTTTAGGCGTGGCACACTCGCATTCGCCCTGCTCAATgttgtttttcattaaaaaaaaaatccccacatggaggtggacatAGGCTTTGGTAGTGGAGCTTTTGGTGTTAGTTTAGCAAGAGTTTCGCTGGTTTTATACCCCATCATGGATATCAATCCATGTTTTCGCTCTAGGACCCATACCACGCTTTGACCGCTGATTACACTAAAAAACTGGGATCCTTAGACACATGAGGCATTAGGCATCTTTCATTCGCTTCATTGAACGTTTCGAAAATTTCCCACCGATATCAGAGAGCAAAAATCTAGTCAAACACACTAGCTAGGCACATGCAAgcatgaaatttatttcgaatgtttccAATTTCTTCATATAAAATTATTCACAATCAACTTCTTCCATTGAAATTATAGATAGCAGTAAAGTTACACTTTCTTCATCTACTTAGGATCCTAGAAAATTGTCAGTCTCGAGACTTGTAGTTCCTTGAGTACATTTCCAGGCCTATTCAAAGCCGTCTGACAAGATATTGTATTCTTAACCAACCATAATAATTCTTTGTTTATAGTTTTATTATTCCAACTGAGCACCTTGTTTACTAAGCTAGAAAGACTAGGACACAGTTTCTCCACAGCAACAAAGCAGTCGGGACATTTGGCAAACAGGTTTCCTAGGATTCGGATGGAatacaaaactttcaaaatgttATCTTGAGAGTTCAGATGTTCCGCGGCGTTTAAAGTGTTAATGGCAATTTCTACTAGTTCAGATGTCCTTTCAAAGTTTTCCGTCTCGAGAGAGACTGAATTAGCACGGAAAAGTATCATAAACAAAACGTTCAAATGCAAGCCTTTGTGAGGTTGTTTTGTTCGTAAGGAGTCGTACAGTTTTGATTGATCATTCGCGCtgaaataatatattttctaTTAGTAAAGAAAGGGGACTGAATAGCAAAGGCTTACTCGATCACATTTGCATCTTTTTCGAGAAGAATATCAATTGCCAGAAGTATATCGTCTTCGAGTTCTGGATATTTGCATTCAAGATACAAATGAACTAGTTTTGAAGCAATTTCCTGGGATAAAAGCGTGCTGATCCCCTTTCCATCCGTGGCCAGGATATTCGTTAGCACCCAAAGGCTGGTTCTCTAGAATTACATAGAATGAGCGAATACAATTTTATCTAAAACAGAGGGAGAGGTGGAGAAAGAGGGAATCCCCAGGTCGTACGAGTCCGCCTATCCCGGGGTTTTCCCCTACGAACCTGAGAACGAAACATACCTTCAATCTCAGCTCGCTACTATCCAAGTGAGTTATGAGATAGCTCCCAGCCGCAGTAGCGATTTTCTCGCAAGGCACAGAATCCCCAAgtgataaattgcaaagtgtttCACAGGCTATGACTTGGGACTTCGCGTCAGAACCTTTTAACAAAACCACAATTCCTTTTATAAAGTCAAACTTCGAAAATTCCACACCACATACCGGTCAACTCCTTCACAATTACATTCAATGCTCCTGGAATTTTCACAAAGGTCGCTATGTTCTCCACACTCTGTAGGAAAGCGTGGCTAAGTCGGAACATGTCATCGTAACTGGCATGCTTTTTGCGCTTAATCCTGGAAGCTAAGCCCGTTACGTCTTTTTCTGTTAAATTCTCGAGTTCTTCAATCAGTTGGGATATTTCACCAAGCCCCAAACGCATAGAGTCCGTGTCATCTTCTCGTCTCGAGTTACGTTCAGCCGCTTGAAATACACGAATTTTTTCGCGTAAACGCTGCGTTGATTCGGAAATGTCGTTTGAAGTCATTTGGGTATGAAATCTCGGCCAGTTAATAAGCAATTTGTTTATATTACTTTGACAGTCATGTATCTGCCACTAACATTAGAATCGTCCGAATCTAGAACGTAGCGCCGCCATCGGTGGATACTTAAACTTACATGACAACGGAAATAGAGAAATTTGCCGGTTCAACGCGAccgttttaatttttcaaaatcagtcgtggaacgctacttcatccaggttacgttaatgcgtgaagcaatttcataacacagttctccattagctgatagcgttgacccgaggtatttaaattgctcagttctggggagaTCACTACCgcaacagtgattgtgcctgtttcatggggctcggtcgtcaaaaattcagttttgttggatgtcccatgtgatggtgtccataacaagaacaaagaggagtggtcagAGGGCGcttgcttgatgaacaccaatagagacacgaagcggttttgatacactcgccatacttcgaactttacttttcggatcgtggtagagcagttgaacccagcgcacgagttcttctggcactaagttttgacgtagagcataccagatgagttcgtatggcacacggtgaaacgctttctctagatccagaaatgcaatgtaaagaaggcgatgcttctcacggtgtttctccatgagtaaccgcgcagcgtgtattgggccagcagttccacagttttcgacaaatccggcttgattcgcggttattccaatgatttcgcgaatacggttgtcaagaatgcatttaaaaatcttcatggtatgggaaagtaaccggatcggacggtaatttgaacattttgctggactacctttatttttccattttggaatagtggtagtttcttgccagtcagatggtgttctaccttcctaaataacccgattaaagaattcactgagccacagtgttgctcccagctcttcgctttccagagctgagatgcgatgtcgtcaggtcttgtggctttccccgatttcattcattttattgcctcctcaacttcagttgcgctgacatgaaagtcctagggtttaacgtgagtacctgccgggtACATATAATCCCACGGTTCCcttcggatacggattgttttggagaccacaatcagagccccgccatgactgccAGTCAGTGGTACTGGTTTatgctgagtgcaggctcagcattcataccagtggatacaAGGcccatctaacacctctgccgtaaCTAAGAGGTACAGCACCCGAGTTGtatagcgcaactccacgcttgagctccgagaagCTTTGCccacgatgtaggcataaccacaactgccatgaaactcccacaagggggccaaccgcaaataaccgggccgagaacacatccttcaggaattctcctggagcatatgcatcccggttcccatagtaccagataacctccgatgaggcttcgtggcaggagtcacttcagatgagtcccttgcagactgggtctgatcgccctcctcgagta is a window encoding:
- the LOC119660619 gene encoding uncharacterized protein LOC119660619, with amino-acid sequence MTSNDISESTQRLREKIRVFQAAERNSRREDDTDSMRLGLGEISQLIEELENLTEKDVTGLASRIKRKKHASYDDMFRLSHAFLQSVENIATFVKIPGALNVIVKELTGSDAKSQVIACETLCNLSLGDSVPCEKIATAAGSYLITHLDSSELRLKRTSLWVLTNILATDGKGISTLLSQEIASKLVHLYLECKYPELEDDILLAIDILLEKDANVIDANDQSKLYDSLRTKQPHKGLHLNVLFMILFRANSVSLETENFERTSELVEIAINTLNAAEHLNSQDNILKVLYSIRILGNLFAKCPDCFVAVEKLCPSLSSLVNKVLSWNNKTINKELLWLVKNTISCQTALNRPGNVLKELQVSRLTIF